One genomic window of Acomys russatus chromosome 29, mAcoRus1.1, whole genome shotgun sequence includes the following:
- the Fam43b gene encoding protein FAM43B, whose translation MLPWRRNKFVLVEDEAKRKAKSLSPGLAYTSLLSSFLRSCPDLLPDWPLERLGRVFRSRRQKVELNKEDPTYTVWYLGNAVTLHAKGDGCTDDAVGRIWARCGPGGGTKMKLTLGPHGIRMQPSERSSGGSGGRRPAHAYLLPRITYCAADGRHPRVFAWVYRHQARHKAVVLRCHAVLLARAHKARSLARLLRQTALAAFSDFKRLQRQSDARHVRQQHLRAGGAAASVPRAPLRRLLNAKCAYRPPPSERGRGAPRLSSIQEEDEEEEDEEEDAQDSEGGVLQRERPEVLSLARELRTCSLRGAPAPPQPAQPRRWKAGSRERAGQAR comes from the coding sequence ATGCTGCCCTGGAGACGGAACAAATTCGTGCTAGTGGAGGATGAGGCCAAGCGCAAGGCGAAGAGCCTGAGCCCCGGGCTCGCCTACACGTCGCTGCTTTCCAGCTTCCTGCGCTCCTGCCCGGACCTGCTACCCGACTGGCCGCTGGAGCGTCTGGGCCGCGTGTTCCGCAGCCGGCGCCAAAAAGTGGAGCTTAACAAGGAGGACCCCACCTACACAGTGTGGTACCTGGGCAACGCAGTCACCCTGCACGCCAAGGGCGACGGCTGCACCGACGACGCTGTAGGCAGGATCTGGGCGCGTTGCGGGCCGGGAGGGGGCACGAAGATGAAACTGACGCTGGGCCCGCACGGCATCCGCATGCAACCGAGCGAGCGCAGCTCCGGGGGTTCGGGAGGCCGCAGGCCGGCGCACGCCTACCTGCTGCCGCGCATCACCTACTGCGCGGCGGACGGGCGCCACCCGCGCGTCTTCGCCTGGGTCTACCGCCACCAGGCGCGCCACAAGGCCGTGGTGCTGCGCTGCCACGCCGTGCTGCTGGCGCGGGCGCACAAGGCGCGCTCCCTGGCCCGCCTGCTCCGCCAGACCGCGCTGGCTGCCTTCAGCGACTTCAAGCGGCTGCAGCGCCAAAGCGACGCGCGCCACGTGCGCCAGCAGCACCTCCGTGCGGGGGGCGCCGCCGCCTCGGTACCCCGCGCCCCACTGCGCCGACTGCTCAATGCCAAGTGCGCTTACCGGCCTCCGCCGAGCGAACGCGGCCGCGGGGCTCCGCGTCTCAGCAGCATccaggaggaggacgaggaggaggaggacgaggaagaagaCGCCCAGGACAGCGAAGGAGGGGTCCTGCAGCGCGAGCGGCCGGAGGTGCTCAGCTTGGCCCGGGAGCTGAGGACGTGCAGCCTGCGGGGCGCCCCGGCACCTCCACAGCCAGCGCAGCCCCGCCGCTGGAAAGCTGGCTCCAGGGAGCGGGCGGGCCAGGCGCGCTGA